One Desulfovibrio sp. genomic window carries:
- a CDS encoding dihydroorotate dehydrogenase electron transfer subunit: MSQSTSCELSVLDLVPFGQTGNESRFFALRLTRPEWTKWRPGQFVMIRPQSFGLEIPWARPLGICHMTARHMICFFQVVGKGTRRMSELRPGEKVRVWGPLGNGFVIEPDTPTLLLAGGMGIVPFVGYVSEHPKPWNVSMLFGHREPISCYPVDSINEHVPLDSLRETVPGDLDNFIYSIQDRMSEFAEQKGLVLACGPTPFMQTVQKFAAELGVRCQLSLENRMACGVGACLGCVSKTTENWPVPAKRGGQVQVCNHGPVFWSDQIEL, encoded by the coding sequence ATGTCGCAATCTACTTCATGCGAGCTGAGTGTTCTGGACCTCGTCCCCTTTGGGCAGACCGGCAACGAAAGCCGCTTCTTCGCACTGCGCCTTACCCGCCCTGAATGGACCAAGTGGCGGCCCGGCCAGTTTGTCATGATCCGCCCCCAGTCTTTCGGCCTTGAAATTCCCTGGGCGCGGCCCCTTGGCATATGCCACATGACGGCCCGGCACATGATCTGCTTCTTTCAGGTCGTGGGCAAGGGCACTCGCCGCATGTCCGAACTGCGCCCCGGTGAAAAGGTTCGCGTATGGGGGCCTCTGGGCAACGGGTTTGTCATTGAACCCGACACTCCTACCCTGCTTCTGGCAGGGGGCATGGGCATTGTCCCCTTTGTGGGCTATGTGAGCGAGCACCCCAAGCCCTGGAACGTCAGCATGCTTTTCGGCCACCGCGAGCCCATCAGCTGCTATCCCGTGGACAGCATCAATGAGCATGTGCCGCTGGACAGCCTGCGTGAAACCGTGCCCGGCGACCTGGACAACTTCATATATTCCATTCAGGATCGCATGTCCGAGTTTGCCGAACAAAAGGGACTGGTACTGGCCTGCGGGCCCACGCCCTTTATGCAGACAGTGCAAAAATTTGCCGCCGAACTTGGCGTGCGTTGTCAGCTATCGCTTGAAAACCGCATGGCCTGCGGCGTGGGCGCCTGCCTCGGCTGCGTGAGCAAAACCACGGAAAACTGGCCCGTGCCCGCCAAACGCGGCGGCCAGGTGCAGGTGTGCAACCACGGCCCCGTATTCTGGTCGGATCAGATTGAACTGTGA
- a CDS encoding aminopeptidase P family protein: MNHMYANRREKLRQAMRARGLDALLVSQAANRFYLSGFELHDPQYNESAGRLVITADGRDWLATDARYLDAAARLWDAERIFIYGGYAARDIYGLLRRCGGRIGVEAQGMSLAFARDLRQAGPGLYCEAADGLVEHLRRIKEPCEVAALEKSFALNHKMLQWVESQLEPSRTETQVSWLIERFFRENGASELAFANIVAVGKNAALPHAIPGEDVITDNCPVLIDVGCRVDSYCSDQTRTFWVGEQPTDEFRRTYDLVRQAQTAAIESMRPGQPMRDAYGYARAVFEKAGTAEAFTHGLGHGVGLETHEAPSLSPRSEGVLEPGMVVTVEPGLYYNQWGGVRWEYTVLVEEDGVRIL; encoded by the coding sequence ATGAACCATATGTATGCCAACCGTCGCGAAAAATTGCGTCAGGCCATGCGGGCTCGCGGTCTGGATGCGCTGCTTGTCAGCCAGGCTGCCAACCGTTTTTATCTTTCGGGTTTTGAACTGCACGATCCGCAGTATAATGAAAGCGCCGGCAGGCTGGTCATCACCGCCGACGGGCGCGACTGGCTCGCCACGGACGCGCGCTATCTGGACGCCGCCGCCCGCCTGTGGGATGCGGAACGTATTTTTATTTACGGCGGCTACGCGGCACGGGATATTTACGGACTGCTGCGGCGCTGCGGCGGGCGCATCGGCGTGGAGGCGCAGGGCATGAGCCTGGCCTTTGCCCGCGACCTGCGCCAGGCCGGGCCGGGCCTCTACTGCGAAGCTGCGGACGGCCTTGTGGAGCATTTGCGCCGCATCAAGGAGCCTTGTGAAGTGGCGGCTCTGGAAAAGTCTTTCGCTCTCAACCACAAGATGCTGCAATGGGTGGAAAGCCAGTTGGAGCCGAGCCGCACAGAGACCCAGGTCAGTTGGCTCATTGAACGCTTTTTCCGCGAAAATGGCGCTTCGGAACTGGCTTTTGCCAATATTGTGGCTGTGGGAAAAAATGCGGCCCTGCCCCACGCCATACCCGGCGAGGACGTCATCACGGACAACTGCCCTGTGCTCATTGACGTGGGTTGCCGCGTGGACAGCTATTGCTCTGACCAGACCCGCACCTTCTGGGTGGGCGAACAGCCCACGGACGAATTCCGCCGCACCTATGATCTTGTGCGCCAGGCGCAGACCGCCGCCATTGAATCCATGCGCCCCGGCCAGCCCATGCGTGACGCCTATGGCTATGCCCGTGCGGTGTTTGAAAAGGCCGGAACGGCAGAGGCGTTCACCCACGGCCTGGGGCACGGCGTGGGGCTTGAAACCCACGAGGCCCCCAGCCTCTCGCCGCGTTCGGAAGGCGTGCTTGAGCCGGGCATGGTGGTCACGGTGGAGCCTGGCCTCTACTACAACCAGTGGGGCGGGGTGCGCTGGGAATATACTGTGCTGGTAGAAGAAGACGGCGTGCGCATTTTGTAG
- the htpG gene encoding molecular chaperone HtpG: MAEAGKKPRQFRAEVRKVLHILTNSLYTNREIFLRELISNASDALDKLRFRVNRGESPKLPDLPLEIRITLDKDAKTLTIADTGLGMTAEELSENLGTIAKSGSEQFLADIAAENAAKAKSGNGRGDETDDGEEAVADAANIIGRFGVGFYSIFMVANKVAVTSRPAFGDDNAAHTWTSDGLGTYTVTQSDEAEPARGTVIKAWLKDDAVEFLEKFRVESAIRKHSAFVPFPVFVDNEQANTQPALWREPKFSITREQYAAFYKALTYDSADPLDELHFSVDAPVQFNALLFIPDSAQDFFGSDRDFWGLDLYARRVLIQHRNKELIPEYLAFLKGVVDTEDLPLNISRETLQENVVLRKISQVIVKQTLNHLEKLARDDAEKYSAFWRLHGKVFKLGYHDFANRERVTTLLRFNSSTLADAEALTSLDGYMERAPEGQKTFWFVAAPNREAARLNPHMERFRQKGIEVLYLFEPIDEFVMDGLGRYKEWEFKSVEAASDDALKDFADKEEPAREAVAPLSGEDSTSFEGLLARMKEVLGDKVTDVRVSHRLADSPAVLVSPDGGMSSSMEKLLKVMQKDDSLPVKVLEVNRDHPLLRNMLRMFKADRDDKTLAEMTQGLFDASLLLDGYLKDPQALAARTNKLLEEAAAWYTEVRKI, translated from the coding sequence ATGGCAGAGGCTGGTAAAAAACCCCGCCAATTCCGTGCAGAGGTGCGTAAGGTTTTACACATCCTGACCAACTCTCTGTATACCAATCGTGAGATTTTCTTGCGTGAACTCATTTCCAACGCCTCGGACGCGCTGGACAAGCTGCGCTTTCGCGTCAATCGCGGCGAAAGCCCCAAGCTGCCCGACCTGCCGCTGGAGATACGCATAACCCTTGATAAGGACGCCAAAACCCTCACCATCGCCGATACCGGCCTTGGCATGACGGCAGAGGAATTGTCCGAAAACCTGGGCACCATAGCCAAATCCGGTTCCGAGCAGTTTCTGGCCGACATCGCGGCCGAAAACGCCGCCAAGGCCAAATCCGGCAACGGGCGCGGCGACGAAACCGATGACGGCGAAGAAGCCGTGGCTGATGCCGCCAACATTATCGGCCGCTTTGGCGTGGGCTTTTATTCCATCTTTATGGTGGCCAACAAGGTTGCCGTCACCTCACGCCCAGCTTTTGGCGATGACAACGCGGCCCACACCTGGACCAGCGACGGTCTTGGCACCTACACCGTGACCCAGTCCGACGAGGCCGAACCTGCGCGCGGTACGGTCATCAAGGCATGGCTCAAGGACGACGCCGTGGAATTTCTTGAAAAATTCCGCGTGGAGTCGGCCATTCGCAAGCATTCTGCCTTTGTGCCTTTTCCCGTTTTTGTGGACAACGAGCAGGCCAATACCCAGCCTGCCCTGTGGCGTGAACCCAAGTTTTCCATCACCAGGGAGCAGTACGCGGCCTTTTACAAGGCCCTTACCTACGACAGCGCTGACCCGCTGGACGAACTGCACTTTTCGGTGGACGCCCCGGTGCAGTTCAACGCCCTGCTCTTCATCCCCGACAGCGCACAGGATTTCTTCGGCTCCGACCGGGACTTCTGGGGGCTTGATCTCTACGCCCGCCGCGTGCTTATCCAGCACCGCAACAAGGAGCTGATCCCCGAATACCTGGCCTTTCTCAAGGGCGTGGTGGATACCGAAGACCTGCCCCTGAACATTTCGCGCGAAACCCTTCAGGAAAACGTGGTTCTGCGCAAGATCAGCCAGGTTATCGTCAAGCAGACCCTCAACCACCTTGAAAAACTCGCCCGCGACGATGCCGAAAAATACAGCGCCTTCTGGCGGCTGCACGGCAAGGTCTTCAAACTGGGCTATCATGATTTTGCCAACCGCGAGCGCGTCACCACCCTGCTGCGCTTCAACTCCTCCACCCTGGCCGACGCCGAGGCTCTGACCAGCCTTGACGGCTATATGGAACGCGCCCCCGAGGGCCAGAAGACGTTCTGGTTTGTGGCCGCGCCCAACCGCGAGGCCGCCCGCCTGAACCCGCACATGGAGCGCTTCCGCCAGAAGGGCATTGAAGTTCTTTACCTTTTTGAACCCATTGACGAATTCGTCATGGACGGCCTTGGCCGCTACAAGGAATGGGAATTCAAGTCCGTGGAGGCCGCCTCCGACGACGCCCTCAAGGACTTTGCCGACAAGGAAGAGCCCGCCCGCGAAGCCGTTGCCCCCCTTTCGGGCGAGGACTCCACCAGCTTTGAGGGCCTGCTGGCCAGAATGAAGGAAGTTCTTGGCGACAAGGTTACGGACGTGCGTGTTTCGCACCGTCTGGCCGACAGCCCAGCCGTGCTCGTTTCGCCTGACGGCGGCATGTCCTCGTCTATGGAAAAGCTGCTCAAGGTCATGCAAAAGGACGATTCCCTGCCGGTCAAGGTGCTGGAAGTCAACCGCGACCATCCCCTGCTCCGCAACATGCTGCGCATGTTCAAGGCTGACAGGGACGACAAGACCCTGGCCGAAATGACGCAGGGCCTCTTTGACGCCAGCCTGCTGCTGGACGGCTACCTCAAGGACCCGCAGGCCCTCGCCGCCCGTACCAACAAGCTGCTTGAAGAAGCTGCCGCTTGGTACACCGAGGTTCGCAAAATATAA
- a CDS encoding cytochrome ubiquinol oxidase subunit I: MDVVMLSRLQFAVAVFFHFIFVPLTLGLSVIIALMETRYVRTGDEFWKKQAKFWGKLFVINFTLGVVTGITLEFQFGTNWSRYSEYVGDIFGSLLAIEATVAFFLESTFLAVWHFGWNRVGKKLHLACIWLVALAGNLSALWIILANGFMQNPVGYYINEVTKRAELANFYEVVTNPYGWGMFAHTILASWVLGGFFVLGVSSWHLLRGSNTDFFRRAFKMVAPFTLIFALLLALSGDQQGKTVAKYQPAKLAAMEAHWETHTNVPFYLLVWPDAENETNTVQAIGIPGLLSWIAFDDVNAEVKGLKAFAKEDRPPVLPTFLTFRTMVALGGIFLALSFWAFLQRKKDAPNSLLLKLLVLNIPLPYIGLMVGWAVTEIGRQPWIVYNLMRTTDAVSPVPADNVLISLIAFIGVYSLLGILDIYLLRKFAIKGPDAQEV; this comes from the coding sequence ATGGACGTTGTAATGCTTTCGCGTCTGCAATTTGCTGTGGCCGTGTTTTTTCACTTTATTTTCGTGCCCCTCACGCTGGGCCTCTCGGTAATCATTGCCCTGATGGAGACCCGTTATGTACGTACCGGGGACGAATTCTGGAAAAAACAGGCGAAATTCTGGGGCAAGCTGTTTGTCATAAACTTTACCCTGGGTGTGGTGACCGGTATCACGCTGGAATTCCAGTTCGGCACCAACTGGTCACGATATTCGGAATACGTGGGCGACATTTTTGGTTCGCTCCTTGCTATTGAGGCCACGGTGGCCTTTTTTCTTGAATCCACGTTTCTTGCGGTGTGGCACTTCGGCTGGAACCGCGTGGGCAAGAAGCTGCATCTGGCCTGCATCTGGCTGGTTGCCCTCGCGGGCAACCTTTCCGCCCTGTGGATCATCCTTGCCAACGGATTCATGCAGAATCCCGTGGGCTACTACATCAATGAAGTCACAAAGCGCGCGGAACTGGCGAACTTTTACGAGGTCGTCACCAACCCCTATGGCTGGGGCATGTTCGCGCATACGATACTTGCTTCGTGGGTACTTGGCGGCTTTTTTGTGCTTGGCGTTTCTTCCTGGCACTTGTTGCGCGGCAGCAATACCGACTTTTTCCGCCGCGCGTTCAAGATGGTGGCGCCCTTTACCCTGATTTTCGCGCTGCTGCTGGCCCTTTCGGGCGACCAGCAGGGCAAGACCGTGGCCAAGTATCAGCCCGCCAAGCTGGCGGCGATGGAAGCGCACTGGGAAACACATACCAACGTGCCCTTCTACCTGCTGGTATGGCCTGACGCCGAAAATGAAACCAATACCGTGCAGGCCATCGGCATTCCCGGCCTGCTGAGCTGGATCGCCTTTGACGACGTGAATGCCGAAGTCAAGGGCCTCAAGGCCTTTGCCAAGGAAGACAGGCCCCCTGTGCTGCCGACCTTCCTTACCTTCCGCACCATGGTCGCCCTTGGCGGCATATTCCTGGCGCTTTCCTTCTGGGCCTTTTTGCAACGCAAAAAGGATGCGCCCAACAGCCTGCTTCTCAAGCTGCTTGTGCTCAATATTCCGCTGCCCTACATCGGCCTGATGGTGGGCTGGGCCGTGACGGAGATTGGCCGTCAGCCCTGGATAGTCTATAATCTCATGCGTACAACGGATGCCGTTTCGCCGGTTCCGGCCGATAACGTGCTTATCTCGCTGATCGCCTTTATCGGCGTGTACTCGCTGCTCGGCATCCTGGACATCTATTTGTTGCGCAAATTTGCCATCAAGGGCCCGGACGCCCAGGAGGTGTAG
- the cydB gene encoding cytochrome d ubiquinol oxidase subunit II gives MLETIWFVLWALLWAVYFILDGFDLGMGTLLPFLGKNESERRIMYNAAGPFWDGNEVWLIAAGGVTFAAFPKAYAVMFSALYAPLLMLLFALIFRAVSFEFRSKVEHDAWRSLWDCVHFVSNLVPCILLGVAFANLFMGIPVDAQGVYHGNLLALLNVYGLAGGVFFLCMFVLHGSLWLAIKSRGDLQTRAVATASFMWPIMLVLLVAFLILSAFYTKLFDNYLAMPILLVLPLLALAGLVGARIMLRAGKLWCAWAFSGLFILGVTFFGVVGMFPGMIISSIDPAATVTAFNGASSQLTLKIMLGVALVMVPIVLLYQFWMYRLFSEPVLPKDLDDDHAY, from the coding sequence ATGCTGGAAACCATCTGGTTTGTGCTGTGGGCATTGCTGTGGGCCGTGTACTTCATTCTGGACGGCTTTGACCTTGGTATGGGCACGCTTTTGCCTTTTCTGGGCAAAAACGAGTCGGAACGCCGCATCATGTACAATGCCGCCGGGCCGTTCTGGGACGGCAACGAAGTGTGGCTTATCGCCGCTGGCGGCGTTACCTTCGCGGCTTTTCCCAAGGCCTATGCAGTCATGTTCAGCGCGTTGTACGCGCCTTTGCTGATGTTGCTTTTCGCCCTGATCTTCCGGGCGGTATCCTTTGAGTTCCGCAGCAAGGTCGAGCACGATGCCTGGCGTAGCCTGTGGGACTGCGTACACTTTGTGTCCAACCTGGTGCCCTGCATCCTGCTGGGCGTGGCCTTTGCCAACCTTTTTATGGGTATTCCCGTGGACGCCCAGGGCGTCTATCACGGCAACCTGCTTGCCCTGCTCAATGTGTACGGGCTGGCTGGCGGCGTGTTCTTTCTCTGCATGTTCGTGCTGCACGGCTCGCTGTGGCTGGCCATCAAGAGCCGCGGCGACCTGCAAACCCGCGCGGTAGCCACGGCCAGCTTTATGTGGCCCATCATGCTGGTGCTGCTGGTGGCCTTTCTTATTCTCTCGGCTTTTTATACCAAGCTGTTTGATAACTACCTGGCCATGCCCATTCTGCTGGTGCTGCCCCTGCTGGCCCTGGCAGGACTTGTGGGCGCGCGCATCATGCTGCGCGCGGGCAAGCTCTGGTGCGCCTGGGCCTTCAGCGGCCTGTTCATCCTGGGCGTCACCTTCTTCGGCGTTGTGGGCATGTTCCCCGGCATGATCATCTCTTCCATTGATCCTGCCGCCACCGTGACGGCCTTTAACGGCGCTTCAAGCCAGCTGACGCTCAAGATCATGCTTGGGGTGGCCCTGGTCATGGTGCCCATCGTGCTTCTGTATCAGTTCTGGATGTACCGGCTGTTCTCCGAGCCGGTGCTGCCCAAGGATCTGGACGACGACCACGCCTATTAA
- the lepA gene encoding translation elongation factor 4, with protein MVKQENIRNFCIIAHIDHGKSTLADRILELTKVVSQREARQQYLDRMDLERERGITIKAQTVRLPYFAADGQEYELNLIDTPGHVDFNYEVSRSLAACEGALLVVDATQGVEAQTLANVYLALDHNHEVLPVLNKIDLPSAEVERVKADIEESIGLDCSQALSVSAKTGMGVDAVLEAIVNHLPAPRGDRAAPLKALIFDSWYDSYQGVVVLFRVMDGVIRKGETVRLMSTGKDYEVLRLGVFSPEAADVKELLAGEVGFLCGSIKELGDARVGDTITHADRPATSPVPGFKEVKPMVFCGLYPTESEDYENLKAALEKLQLNDAAFSYEPETSQALGFGFRCGFLGLLHMEIIQERLEREFEVGLIATAPSVVYKVDTNDGKTLEIDNPSHLPDPTKIHTLYEPYVNMDIHVPNEYVGNVMKLCEEKRGTQKNLHYLASNRVVVTYELPFAEIVYDFFDRLKSATRGYASMDYHPLDYRASDLVRLDIMLNGETVDALAVIVHRDRAYTYGRGLALKLKRSIPRQLFQVAIQAAIGQKIIARETVSAFRKDVTAKCYGGDITRKRKLLEKQKEGKRRMKRMGNVELPQEAFLAALKVGDD; from the coding sequence ATGGTCAAGCAGGAAAATATACGCAATTTTTGCATCATCGCCCATATCGATCACGGCAAGTCCACCCTGGCCGACCGCATTCTTGAACTGACCAAGGTGGTCAGCCAACGTGAAGCGCGCCAGCAGTATCTGGACAGAATGGATCTGGAGCGCGAGCGCGGCATCACCATCAAGGCCCAGACCGTGCGCCTGCCCTACTTTGCCGCCGACGGTCAGGAATATGAGCTCAACCTCATCGACACGCCCGGCCACGTGGACTTCAACTACGAAGTATCACGCTCCCTGGCCGCCTGCGAAGGCGCGCTGCTGGTGGTTGACGCAACCCAGGGCGTGGAAGCGCAGACCCTGGCCAACGTATATCTTGCCCTTGACCACAACCATGAAGTGTTGCCTGTTCTCAACAAGATAGACCTGCCCAGCGCAGAGGTCGAGCGCGTCAAGGCCGATATTGAAGAAAGCATCGGCCTCGACTGCTCCCAGGCGCTGTCCGTATCCGCCAAGACGGGCATGGGCGTTGACGCCGTGCTTGAAGCCATCGTCAATCACCTGCCCGCGCCCAGGGGCGACAGGGCCGCCCCCCTCAAGGCGCTTATTTTCGACTCCTGGTACGACAGTTACCAGGGGGTCGTGGTGCTTTTTCGCGTTATGGACGGCGTCATCCGCAAGGGCGAAACCGTGCGCCTCATGAGCACGGGCAAGGACTATGAAGTGCTGCGCCTGGGCGTCTTTTCGCCCGAAGCCGCTGACGTCAAGGAACTGCTGGCCGGCGAAGTGGGTTTTCTCTGCGGTTCCATCAAGGAACTGGGCGACGCCCGCGTGGGCGACACCATCACCCACGCCGACCGCCCTGCCACAAGCCCCGTGCCCGGCTTCAAGGAAGTGAAGCCCATGGTTTTCTGCGGGCTCTACCCCACAGAATCCGAGGACTACGAAAACCTCAAGGCCGCCCTTGAAAAGCTGCAACTCAACGACGCGGCCTTTTCCTATGAGCCTGAAACGTCACAGGCCCTGGGCTTCGGTTTTCGCTGCGGCTTTCTTGGCCTGCTGCATATGGAAATCATTCAGGAACGGCTGGAGCGGGAGTTTGAGGTCGGCCTCATCGCCACCGCGCCGTCAGTGGTGTACAAGGTCGACACCAATGACGGCAAAACGCTGGAAATCGACAACCCCAGCCATCTGCCCGATCCTACCAAGATCCACACCCTGTACGAGCCCTACGTCAACATGGACATCCATGTGCCCAACGAATACGTGGGCAACGTCATGAAGCTCTGCGAAGAAAAGCGCGGTACCCAGAAAAACCTGCACTACCTCGCTTCCAACCGCGTGGTGGTCACCTACGAACTGCCCTTTGCCGAAATCGTGTACGACTTCTTTGACAGGCTCAAGTCCGCCACACGCGGCTATGCCTCCATGGACTATCATCCCCTGGACTACCGGGCCTCCGACCTCGTGCGCCTCGACATCATGCTCAATGGCGAAACCGTTGACGCCCTGGCTGTCATCGTACACCGCGACCGCGCCTACACCTACGGACGCGGCCTGGCCCTCAAGCTCAAACGCAGCATCCCGCGCCAGCTCTTCCAGGTCGCCATTCAGGCCGCCATCGGACAGAAAATCATCGCCCGCGAAACCGTCTCCGCCTTCCGCAAGGACGTTACCGCCAAATGCTACGGCGGCGACATCACCCGTAAGCGTAAGCTGCTTGAAAAGCAGAAAGAAGGCAAACGCCGCATGAAACGCATGGGCAACGTGGAACTGCCGCAGGAGGCATTTCTGGCCGCGCTCAAGGTGGGCGACGACTAG
- a CDS encoding F0F1 ATP synthase subunit epsilon has protein sequence MGTLQLEVVTPDKTVVSGEVEMAVCPGVEGEFGVLPKHVSLLSALKIGGLRYKLAGGKEEHVFISGGFADVNNDVLTVLAESAEMAQDIDTARAMAAKERAEQRIASHDEQIDSVRAEAALHRALIRLQLAQFR, from the coding sequence ATGGGCACACTGCAACTGGAAGTGGTGACGCCGGACAAAACCGTGGTGAGCGGCGAAGTTGAAATGGCCGTCTGCCCCGGTGTTGAAGGCGAATTCGGCGTGCTGCCCAAGCACGTCTCCCTGCTCTCCGCTCTCAAGATTGGTGGTCTGCGCTACAAGCTGGCTGGCGGCAAGGAGGAACACGTGTTCATTTCCGGCGGTTTCGCCGACGTGAACAACGACGTGCTCACCGTGCTGGCCGAGTCTGCCGAAATGGCGCAGGATATCGACACAGCAAGAGCCATGGCCGCCAAAGAACGCGCCGAACAGCGCATTGCCAGCCATGACGAGCAGATTGATTCGGTTCGCGCTGAAGCCGCATTGCACAGGGCTTTGATCCGCCTGCAACTGGCACAGTTCCGCTAG
- the atpD gene encoding F0F1 ATP synthase subunit beta, whose protein sequence is MSKNIGKIVQVIGAVVDVEFTDGNLPNIFTALEINNPNNTDAPYLVCEVAQHLGDNVVRTIAMDATEGLVRGMEAVDTGQPIMVPVGKPSVGRILNVIGRPVDELGPINAEKYYPIHRPAPAFTDQNTKVELLETGIKVVDLLVPFPKGGKMGLFGGAGVGKTVILMEMINNIAKQHGGSSVFAGVGERTREGNDLYHELKDAGVLERATLVYGQMNEPPGARARVALTALACAEYFRDEEHQDVLLFIDNIFRFTQAGSEVSALLGRMPSAVGYQPTLGTDLGSLQERITSTNTGSITSVQAVYVPADDLTDPAPATTFSHLDGTLVLSRQIAELGIYPAVDPLDSTSRILAPDVVGDDHYMVARRVQMVLQKYKELQDIIAILGMDELSDEDKLTVARARRIQRFLSQPFHVAETFTGTPGQYVKLEDTIKGFKGILDGAYDHMAEGDFYMLGGIEQAVAKYEQRKLQEEN, encoded by the coding sequence ATGAGCAAAAACATCGGTAAAATCGTCCAGGTTATCGGCGCTGTTGTGGACGTTGAGTTCACCGACGGCAACCTGCCGAATATCTTCACCGCCCTGGAGATCAATAATCCGAACAACACCGACGCCCCCTACCTGGTCTGTGAAGTTGCACAGCACCTGGGCGACAATGTTGTTCGCACCATCGCCATGGACGCCACCGAAGGTCTGGTGCGCGGCATGGAAGCGGTTGACACCGGTCAACCCATCATGGTGCCCGTGGGCAAGCCCTCCGTGGGCCGCATCCTCAACGTTATCGGTCGCCCCGTGGATGAACTGGGCCCCATTAACGCTGAAAAGTACTATCCCATCCACCGTCCGGCTCCGGCTTTCACCGACCAGAACACCAAGGTCGAGCTGCTCGAAACCGGCATCAAGGTTGTGGACCTGCTTGTGCCCTTCCCCAAGGGCGGCAAGATGGGCCTCTTCGGCGGCGCCGGCGTGGGCAAGACCGTTATTCTGATGGAGATGATCAACAACATCGCCAAGCAGCACGGCGGCTCCTCGGTCTTCGCGGGCGTGGGTGAACGCACCCGTGAAGGTAACGACCTCTATCACGAACTCAAGGATGCGGGCGTTCTGGAACGCGCCACCCTTGTCTACGGCCAGATGAACGAGCCTCCGGGAGCCCGTGCCCGCGTGGCCCTCACGGCCCTGGCCTGCGCGGAATACTTCCGCGATGAAGAACATCAGGACGTGCTCCTCTTCATCGACAACATATTCCGCTTTACCCAGGCCGGTTCCGAAGTGTCCGCCCTTCTGGGCCGCATGCCTTCGGCCGTGGGCTACCAGCCCACCCTTGGTACGGACCTTGGTTCGCTTCAGGAACGCATCACCTCTACCAACACCGGTTCCATCACGTCCGTGCAGGCCGTTTACGTGCCCGCTGACGACTTGACCGACCCGGCCCCGGCTACCACGTTCTCGCATCTGGACGGCACGCTCGTGCTTTCGCGCCAGATTGCAGAACTTGGCATCTACCCCGCCGTGGACCCGCTGGACTCCACCTCGCGCATCCTCGCTCCCGACGTGGTGGGCGACGATCACTACATGGTGGCCCGGCGCGTGCAGATGGTGCTGCAGAAGTACAAAGAACTGCAGGACATCATCGCCATTCTCGGCATGGACGAACTGTCGGACGAAGACAAGCTCACTGTGGCGCGCGCGCGCCGCATCCAGCGCTTCCTGTCCCAGCCCTTCCACGTGGCCGAAACCTTCACCGGTACCCCCGGCCAGTATGTGAAGCTTGAAGATACCATCAAGGGCTTCAAGGGCATCCTGGACGGCGCGTACGACCACATGGCTGAAGGCGACTTCTACATGCTGGGCGGCATCGAACAGGCCGTGGCCAAGTACGAGCAGCGCAAGCTGCAGGAAGAAAACTAG
- a CDS encoding F0F1 ATP synthase subunit gamma, which yields MPSLKDVKMKIVGVGKTKQITKAMNMVASAKLRGAQARIERFRPYAAKYRDVLAELSSKVEGNAHPLLAEHEEKKHCAIVLVTSDRGLCGSFNGNIIATALRLAKEKKAEGLEVSFVCMGKKGRDAVKAAGFKIVKAYADRMGSIDFALASSVAQEVIHGYETFGLDEVWLIYGEFVSMGQQPPRSLCLLPLKTPEAEEIAEEAGEARCEYVYEPQEEKLLAELLPRYVKVQVYRGMLDTSASEHAARMAAMDNATRNCNEMINMLTLLYNKTRQASITSELIDIVGGAEALKG from the coding sequence ATGCCTTCACTCAAAGACGTAAAAATGAAGATCGTGGGGGTCGGTAAGACCAAGCAGATCACCAAGGCCATGAATATGGTGGCCTCGGCGAAGCTGCGTGGCGCTCAGGCCCGCATCGAGCGCTTCAGGCCGTACGCGGCCAAATACCGCGACGTGCTCGCCGAACTGTCGAGCAAGGTGGAGGGCAACGCCCATCCCCTGCTGGCCGAGCATGAGGAAAAGAAGCATTGCGCCATTGTGCTGGTGACCTCTGACCGCGGCCTCTGCGGCAGCTTCAACGGCAATATCATTGCCACTGCGTTGAGGCTCGCCAAAGAGAAAAAAGCGGAAGGCCTTGAAGTGAGCTTTGTCTGCATGGGCAAGAAGGGCCGTGACGCCGTAAAGGCGGCCGGCTTCAAGATTGTCAAAGCCTATGCAGACCGCATGGGCAGCATCGACTTTGCCCTGGCAAGCTCCGTGGCCCAGGAAGTCATTCACGGCTACGAAACCTTTGGTCTCGACGAAGTGTGGCTCATATACGGCGAGTTTGTGTCCATGGGGCAGCAGCCCCCGCGCAGTCTCTGCCTGTTGCCCCTGAAAACGCCCGAGGCTGAAGAAATCGCCGAAGAAGCCGGAGAAGCGCGCTGCGAATACGTTTACGAGCCGCAGGAAGAAAAGCTGTTGGCGGAGCTTCTGCCCCGCTACGTCAAGGTGCAGGTTTACCGTGGCATGCTGGACACATCTGCCAGCGAACATGCGGCCCGCATGGCCGCCATGGACAACGCCACGCGCAACTGCAACGAGATGATCAACATGCTGACCCTGCTCTATAACAAGACGCGGCAGGCTTCCATCACCAGCGAACTCATCGACATCGTCGGCGGCGCTGAAGCGCTGAAGGGTTAA